The following DNA comes from Saccharomyces mikatae IFO 1815 strain IFO1815 genome assembly, chromosome: 8.
ATTCAACTGTTTAGTGTTATTTTGGGTATTGTTGgcttcattattatcatgATGGGAGTCCATTGTGGTAGCTATTGTAGAGGATGACACTATCCTACTCGAATCATTCATCACCACGTTAGAATATTTAGAGGAGACGTTTGAATCTGGTCGAGGTTGTGGCGCTAACGACGTAAATTCAACCAATGATTctacatcatcatcttgtTCCTCTTTTTCGTGCGATTGAAGATAGctattttcctttttaccATTAGCGTGCGAAATATGATGGAAGTCAAATGGagtagatatactagatTGTTTCGTCGTTTTGGTGGACCCACATTTTCTCGATAACAGGtccttctttttgaacattcccagaaagtttttctttttattagtCAATATTTTATGATTAGAGTTGATGTTGGAGTTAATTGTCATGTAATTGGGCAAGGGGGGCAACTTAATGTTGTTCTTATTTGGTAAGGCCAGCTTTTCACTATCAACAAGAACGATTCCTAAGTCTTCGTCGGCGTCTTCATCAGAATCCGTACTGGGCCCATTCATGAATCGTTGCCTCACTTGAAATCCATACagtttttccatttcttggTCCTCGTCAATCCAAATAGACTTCATTTGAGGAAGCTCCATTTGTTGCTGccttttctcttctgtcattcttttgaatttatgACACAATTGAGTAAGTGAGTCTTCACAGAGTAAATGATaaacaaataaacaatAGGAATaggttcttttcttcacaaaaaaaatagcagTAAAATGTATAATAATGATTGATTATAATGTGTCCCTCAAAAGTCGATCGGTGAGCACAATTCAGTAAGCACGATGTAACGGACCAAGCCTTCCAACCCCAAATTTGTCTATTGATCgttttccttctttatGAAAATCGTCGAAAAAATtctatgttttttttcctttattgtTGTCTTTTCGCGAATTCGCGTCGCGTTTTCGTGGgaaacgatgataatagtGATGCGCATTGCCGTAATGTATATTTCATGTTCATCTATACTTTATATGCTATAATTAATGCACCATTTTAAGGCTTGTGCCTTTTGGAAGCATGACCTAGCTGTGCAGGGTCCATGGTTCTTTTGACCACTTTTATGGTTTGTATGTCGTCGATGCCTTGAACATCGTTGACCACGTCATCCTCGCCCTCATCGCCACCACCAGCAACAATGGTTTGTTTATGGCTCTTATTTCTTAGACGACCATTTAACAGAACCAGTGAGGCCAACTCTCCCATTGCTTTTGAACACTTATCGCTCGGAAGACCTAAATTCTTGATTAGACTTGTTACTCCTAATATGTTACGGCACTCTAACGGTGAAGTGGCACCACTGCCGATGACAATGCCTCTAGATCTCGAGCTCCTGATAACGCTTCTTACATTTGATACAAACTGTCTCCGAGCTTGTACGTCGCGTAAAGCATAG
Coding sequences within:
- the GIC1 gene encoding Gic1p (similar to Saccharomyces cerevisiae GIC2 (YDR309C) and GIC1 (YHR061C); ancestral locus Anc_5.331) — encoded protein: MTEEKRQQQMELPQMKSIWIDEDQEMEKLYGFQVRQRFMNGPSTDSDEDADEDLGIVLVDSEKLALPNKNNIKLPPLPNYMTINSNINSNHKILTNKKKNFLGMFKKKDLLSRKCGSTKTTKQSSISTPFDFHHISHANGKKENSYLQSHEKEEQDDDVESLVEFTSLAPQPRPDSNVSSKYSNVVMNDSSRIVSSSTIATTMDSHHDNNEANNTQNNTKQLNSPTELEMTLEDLRNYTFPSVLGEGISDKTNSSSHSVSSFSSKLKPRDLSTVHTPELENCFKIDQSLNSPGTRISVDDVLKFYYQHSEASTPRNT